Proteins encoded within one genomic window of Candidatus Nezhaarchaeota archaeon:
- the glnA gene encoding type I glutamate--ammonia ligase, which translates to MPFRRKPDGSFEPIMRSPSEILELLDKDGVRFVSFQFTSLSGRFHQVTIPRRVIEKEKINEGVAYFDGSSIKGFAEVQDSDMLLKPDPNTYAVMPWSNKESRIARFICDVYWGFGRGRLERDPRYIAQKAERYLREEGFTTSYWGPEVEFFVFERAGWDVLDTYKGQSYHITSREAPWNAEVEAGYPIRFKEGYFSIPPQDTLMEFRCEVVRILEENFGILVEAHHHEVATAGQCEIIMYRDTLTNMADSVMTYKFVVKNVAKSMNLVATFMPKPIFGDNASGMHVHISLWNDDGNVFYDPNDSYAELSQIGRYFIGGLMEHARSLAAITNPTTNSYKRLVPGYEAPVYIAWSKSNRSACIRVPAYHKGGAKAITSKRIEYRPPDPSTNPYLCFAAILAAGLDGIKKKIDPGDPVDENIYQLTPERRRALGIKELPGNLKEAVEELQSDRDFLKPVFTDDVLDKYVEIIMKGYIEVAIRPHPYEFFLYFDV; encoded by the coding sequence ATGCCGTTTCGAAGGAAACCTGACGGCTCCTTTGAGCCCATTATGAGGAGCCCATCCGAAATCTTAGAGTTGTTAGATAAGGATGGAGTGAGATTTGTATCCTTTCAGTTTACAAGCTTAAGCGGCAGGTTCCATCAAGTCACTATACCAAGAAGGGTTATAGAGAAAGAGAAAATAAATGAAGGAGTGGCTTACTTTGATGGCTCTTCGATAAAGGGCTTTGCTGAAGTTCAAGACTCAGACATGCTATTAAAACCTGATCCAAATACCTATGCCGTAATGCCATGGTCAAACAAGGAATCAAGAATTGCTCGCTTCATATGTGATGTTTATTGGGGCTTCGGTCGTGGAAGGCTTGAGAGGGACCCAAGGTACATAGCTCAAAAGGCTGAAAGGTACTTAAGGGAGGAGGGCTTCACAACTTCCTACTGGGGTCCTGAAGTAGAGTTCTTCGTATTTGAGAGAGCTGGTTGGGACGTACTTGACACTTACAAAGGTCAGTCTTATCACATAACGTCTAGAGAAGCCCCTTGGAATGCTGAAGTAGAGGCCGGTTACCCAATAAGGTTCAAGGAGGGCTACTTTTCAATTCCACCACAAGACACTTTAATGGAATTTAGGTGCGAGGTTGTAAGGATACTTGAGGAGAACTTTGGGATTTTAGTAGAAGCACATCACCACGAAGTTGCAACAGCAGGACAATGTGAGATAATCATGTATAGGGATACTCTAACAAACATGGCGGACAGCGTCATGACCTATAAGTTCGTGGTAAAGAATGTGGCTAAATCGATGAATCTCGTAGCAACGTTCATGCCGAAACCGATATTCGGTGATAATGCATCAGGAATGCACGTGCACATAAGTCTCTGGAATGATGACGGAAACGTATTTTATGATCCTAATGATAGCTATGCTGAGCTCAGTCAAATAGGTAGATACTTCATTGGAGGGCTAATGGAGCATGCAAGGTCCCTAGCAGCAATTACCAACCCAACAACAAACTCATACAAAAGGCTCGTACCAGGCTACGAAGCTCCAGTTTACATAGCCTGGAGTAAGTCTAACAGATCAGCATGTATAAGGGTTCCCGCGTATCATAAGGGAGGTGCTAAGGCAATTACTAGCAAGAGGATAGAGTACAGACCTCCAGATCCATCAACGAACCCGTACCTATGCTTTGCAGCCATATTAGCCGCGGGCTTGGATGGAATAAAGAAGAAGATAGATCCAGGAGACCCAGTAGACGAGAACATATACCAGTTGACTCCCGAGAGGAGGAGGGCGTTGGGGATAAAGGAACTACCAGGCAACCTTAAGGAGGCCGTTGAGGAGCTACAGTCAGATAGGGACTTTCTAAAACCCGTTTTTACAGACGACGTTCTCGATAAGTATGTCGAGATAATAATGAAGGGCTATATCGAGGTAGCGATAAGACCCCATCCCTATGAGTTCTTTTTGTACTTTGACGTTTAA
- a CDS encoding sulfite exporter TauE/SafE family protein, with protein MLILALLHLTLFLTTFFAGFLGAMFGIGGGAIMVPILSTIMGMPIKETVAASLVCVVATSIASSRNYISQKLVNLRLALFLETSAAIGAILGAFLVTIAPQGVLHMVLGLTLITIAIVQIKNVRAKDGEVNMNSTERTEDFLAKVLKLSSKYYDFSLHKTIEYRVFNSYWGLATALLAGILSSIVGIGGGAIKVPIMNRIMRVPIKVSVATSAFMIGLTSSIGVMAYLSFGLLNFKIVPLMVMGTIIGSTLSSRIMGKVKSSRLLLAFAILLIYLAYMMLSKGIQMILSS; from the coding sequence ATGCTGATCTTAGCATTATTACATTTAACGCTCTTTTTAACGACTTTCTTTGCAGGCTTTTTAGGAGCTATGTTTGGCATTGGTGGAGGAGCGATAATGGTCCCCATTCTATCCACGATCATGGGGATGCCGATTAAGGAGACGGTTGCAGCAAGTCTTGTATGCGTCGTGGCTACTAGCATTGCTAGTAGCCGAAATTACATATCACAAAAGCTTGTGAACTTACGTCTAGCACTATTCTTAGAGACGAGCGCAGCCATAGGAGCTATTTTAGGAGCCTTCTTAGTGACTATTGCACCGCAAGGTGTGCTGCACATGGTCTTGGGCTTAACTTTGATAACCATAGCTATAGTTCAAATTAAGAACGTGCGAGCTAAAGATGGTGAAGTGAACATGAACTCGACTGAGAGGACCGAGGATTTTTTGGCTAAAGTCTTAAAGCTCTCATCTAAATACTACGACTTTAGCCTTCATAAGACCATAGAGTACCGGGTATTCAATAGCTACTGGGGGTTAGCGACAGCATTGTTAGCCGGTATTTTGTCGAGCATTGTTGGTATTGGCGGGGGAGCTATCAAGGTCCCCATAATGAATAGGATCATGAGGGTGCCGATAAAGGTCTCAGTAGCAACAAGTGCGTTCATGATTGGGCTTACAAGCTCGATAGGCGTGATGGCCTACCTATCCTTTGGATTACTAAACTTTAAGATTGTGCCACTGATGGTGATGGGGACAATAATAGGATCCACTCTGAGCTCAAGGATCATGGGTAAGGTGAAAAGCTCGAGGTTGTTACTCGCCTTTGCCATCCTATTAATCTACTTAGCTTACATGATGTTAAGCAAGGGGATTCAAATGATTCTTAGTAGTTAG
- a CDS encoding HAD family hydrolase produces MIVLGVKEIKVISLDVTGTLVSRRFVDFFWLELVPRLFAERHGVSIDEAKRIVYLSYDKIGKDDIRWYVPNYWFELFDLKMRVSEALRLIRSEVEVYNDVKEALRRLSAKYDVVISSNLSREFIDVALDVIGFQGFRAIFSCVSDLGLVSKTSGFYRFVAERLKVDPKEVLHVGDDYERDYENPIKAGMNAVLVKRDNNVTYPHVRNLMELLKLLNLIS; encoded by the coding sequence ATGATTGTGCTGGGGGTTAAGGAAATTAAAGTCATATCACTTGACGTTACAGGGACTCTTGTTAGTAGAAGGTTTGTGGACTTCTTCTGGCTTGAGCTTGTACCTAGGCTCTTTGCAGAGAGACATGGCGTGAGCATTGACGAGGCTAAGAGAATTGTCTACTTAAGCTATGATAAGATCGGTAAGGATGACATAAGGTGGTACGTCCCGAATTACTGGTTTGAACTCTTTGATTTAAAGATGAGGGTAAGCGAAGCCCTTAGGCTAATTCGAAGCGAAGTTGAGGTTTACAATGACGTTAAGGAGGCTTTAAGGAGATTATCAGCTAAGTACGATGTCGTGATTTCAAGTAACTTAAGTAGAGAGTTTATAGACGTTGCTTTGGACGTTATAGGCTTTCAAGGATTCAGAGCTATCTTCTCCTGCGTATCTGATCTAGGTCTCGTAAGCAAGACCTCGGGGTTCTATAGATTTGTTGCGGAGAGGTTGAAGGTTGATCCCAAAGAGGTGCTTCACGTAGGGGATGATTACGAGAGAGATTATGAAAATCCGATTAAAGCAGGGATGAATGCCGTCCTGGTGAAGAGAGACAACAACGTGACCTATCCTCATGTGAGGAATCTAATGGAGCTTCTAAAGCTATTAAACTTGATCTCTTGA
- a CDS encoding TfuA-related McrA-glycine thioamidation protein, translated as MLEKQKIVVFTGPSLSHREARTILEHATYMPPIKRGDATKAFESGAKIIGVIDGVFFQDVAVSPRELLNLLDRGAIIVGGGSIGALRAAELDEFGMIGVGEIYRMYKRGEVLSDDEVALIFDPYTFEPLSEPLINIRYNVRKLANEGVIDHMMAEKLIQIAKNLHYSQRSYEKVLAEALKQGFLSPAERDHLLRLIIERRVDLKKLDAIEVLRKIAELAHVYVKISSSYTALQQR; from the coding sequence ATGCTTGAAAAGCAGAAGATAGTTGTTTTCACTGGACCTAGCTTAAGTCATAGAGAAGCACGTACAATACTTGAGCATGCAACCTACATGCCTCCAATAAAGCGTGGGGATGCGACTAAAGCCTTTGAGAGCGGAGCTAAGATCATAGGTGTAATAGACGGAGTCTTCTTTCAAGATGTCGCGGTCTCACCTAGAGAACTACTCAATCTTCTTGACAGAGGCGCGATAATAGTTGGAGGTGGAAGCATTGGTGCTCTTAGAGCTGCTGAGTTAGATGAATTCGGCATGATAGGCGTGGGTGAAATATATCGTATGTACAAGAGAGGAGAGGTCCTTTCAGATGACGAAGTCGCATTAATATTCGATCCATACACCTTTGAACCTCTATCAGAGCCATTGATCAACATACGCTATAACGTAAGGAAACTTGCGAACGAGGGAGTTATAGATCACATGATGGCTGAGAAGCTAATTCAGATAGCTAAGAACCTTCATTACTCCCAAAGAAGTTACGAAAAGGTTTTGGCAGAGGCCTTAAAACAGGGTTTCTTGAGCCCTGCAGAGCGTGATCACCTACTTCGCCTAATCATAGAGCGAAGAGTTGACTTAAAGAAGCTAGATGCCATAGAAGTGTTAAGGAAGATAGCAGAGCTAGCACACGTTTACGTAAAGATTTCGAGTTCGTACACAGCTCTTCAACAGCGTTGA
- a CDS encoding transcriptional regulator: protein MSTNETLRERIIKILRDSSEPLTADNIITLLGLADIKSRDVYEHLKHIAKSVRAKGHEVLVMIPPSCRTCGFTFTNLDKPKKPSKCPKCKSERIAPPAFKIVSRDQV from the coding sequence ATGAGTACCAATGAAACTTTGAGGGAGAGGATAATTAAAATCTTAAGGGATAGCTCAGAACCTCTTACTGCAGATAACATAATTACATTACTGGGGTTGGCAGATATAAAATCAAGGGATGTCTATGAACATTTAAAGCACATAGCCAAGAGTGTACGAGCTAAGGGACATGAGGTATTGGTGATGATCCCACCATCATGTCGAACATGTGGCTTCACCTTCACCAATCTAGATAAGCCTAAGAAGCCGAGCAAATGTCCTAAATGCAAGAGTGAGAGGATTGCCCCTCCAGCATTTAAGATAGTTTCAAGAGATCAAGTTTAA
- a CDS encoding UPF0179 family protein, producing MSQELITTLIGELQAKPGFKFVFKGATETCNRCKLKEVCVMKLEEDTIYKVVEVLKKKHKCPLREGWVVVARVVEAEVEAVVDVKVAIEDAIITFKRRTCEKTSCKLWDLCQSPYVRDGAKYKVLRVEKENVICDGKKMVKVLLSRVKT from the coding sequence ATGAGCCAAGAGCTCATAACAACTCTTATTGGCGAGCTACAAGCGAAACCGGGATTTAAGTTTGTGTTTAAAGGAGCAACTGAGACTTGCAATCGATGTAAGCTGAAAGAGGTTTGTGTGATGAAGCTAGAGGAGGACACGATATACAAAGTCGTTGAAGTATTAAAGAAGAAGCACAAATGCCCCTTAAGAGAAGGTTGGGTCGTAGTAGCTAGGGTTGTAGAAGCTGAGGTTGAAGCTGTAGTTGACGTAAAAGTGGCTATTGAAGATGCCATAATAACATTCAAGAGAAGGACTTGCGAGAAGACAAGTTGCAAGTTGTGGGATCTTTGCCAAAGCCCGTACGTAAGGGATGGCGCAAAGTACAAGGTTCTAAGAGTTGAGAAAGAGAACGTAATTTGTGATGGAAAGAAGATGGTGAAAGTGCTACTTAGCAGGGTTAAGACTTAA
- a CDS encoding YcaO-related McrA-glycine thioamidation protein, with amino-acid sequence MSLSKCPKRYFAGTHRALDPEETLSLIEPKIKTIGVTRISDITGLDRVGIPIYSCVRPRAAEGAVSVYSGKGITDTLAKISAIMEAIERYSAEVRPQDEDMMIKGSYKELSARYSVLDPTTLILPNLSSYDRSSILRWIRGYDLVQGEDVLVPVSAVFHPYNPKGDLHLFRTNTNGLASGNTIEEAILHGLMEVVERDAWSIAELSRNGGKIIEVPSKYKLVRELMEKFERASIEVYLRDITSDIGIPTIAAVSDDVLLKDPALLTIGFGSHLDPEIAAIRALLEVAQSRLVQIQGAREDTHRANLMRMIGYERIKRINKHWFSKSDEVIKLSELPHLARDDILDEILLVVDVLRRRGFDRVVVVNLTRPEISIPTVRVIVPGLEVYAVDQDRIGPRGRACLKSRR; translated from the coding sequence GTGAGTCTATCTAAGTGCCCTAAGAGGTACTTCGCTGGTACTCATCGAGCTCTTGATCCAGAAGAAACTCTAAGCCTCATAGAGCCAAAGATCAAAACGATAGGTGTAACTCGAATCTCTGACATAACTGGGTTAGATAGAGTAGGAATTCCGATATACTCATGCGTGAGACCAAGAGCAGCTGAAGGAGCTGTTTCTGTGTATTCGGGTAAGGGCATTACGGACACGCTAGCTAAGATCTCTGCGATTATGGAAGCTATTGAGAGATATTCAGCCGAGGTGAGACCTCAAGATGAGGATATGATGATAAAGGGATCTTATAAAGAATTGTCAGCGAGATACTCTGTTTTGGATCCTACAACTCTAATACTTCCAAATCTATCGTCGTACGATAGGTCCTCAATACTCAGGTGGATTAGAGGGTATGACTTGGTACAGGGAGAGGATGTTTTAGTACCAGTTAGCGCGGTTTTCCACCCCTATAACCCTAAAGGAGATCTTCACTTATTTAGGACTAACACCAATGGTCTTGCATCAGGTAATACCATTGAGGAGGCGATTCTTCACGGGTTAATGGAAGTAGTAGAGAGGGATGCATGGAGCATAGCTGAGCTGTCTAGGAATGGCGGTAAGATAATTGAGGTCCCATCGAAGTACAAATTGGTTCGGGAGTTGATGGAGAAATTCGAAAGAGCATCTATTGAAGTCTATCTACGAGATATAACATCAGATATAGGGATACCGACCATTGCTGCTGTCTCAGATGATGTGTTATTAAAGGACCCGGCTCTCTTAACTATAGGGTTCGGCTCTCATTTAGACCCAGAAATCGCAGCTATAAGAGCACTACTCGAAGTTGCTCAAAGTAGGCTTGTTCAAATTCAAGGGGCAAGAGAGGATACTCACAGAGCTAACTTAATGAGAATGATAGGTTATGAGAGGATAAAACGCATCAATAAGCACTGGTTCTCAAAATCAGATGAAGTCATAAAATTAAGCGAATTACCCCACTTAGCCAGGGACGACATACTCGACGAAATATTACTCGTGGTGGATGTCTTGAGGAGGAGGGGCTTTGATAGAGTAGTAGTGGTCAACTTAACAAGACCTGAGATTTCGATACCGACAGTTAGGGTTATAGTTCCAGGGCTCGAAGTCTATGCTGTAGATCAAGATAGGATAGGTCCAAGGGGTAGAGCATGCTTGAAAAGCAGAAGATAG